TGTGAACAATAAACGGGTGCTTGACTTAGGCTGTGGCCCAGGCGTGTACGCGGAACACTTCGTCAAGCAAGGCGCAACTGTCACAGCGATTGATCTATCAGAGGAAATGGTAGAGTTGACTCAACGTCGTCTGGGTGACGCTGTCACATGTTATTCGCAAGATTTAACAGAAGGCTTACCCAAAGAATCCAGCGATCAGTACGACATCGTTGTCTGCCCCCTGATGATTCATTACTTAGAAGATTTGGTACCTTTGTTTACAGAAGTTCAGCGTGTTCTGAAAACGGGGGGAACCTTTGTGTTTTCAACTCACCATCCGATCATTGATTTTGAAGATGATGCCTTCAATAACTATTTTGATGTAGAACGTATTACTGAGCACTGGGATACCGTCGGTGAGCCAGTGGAGGTTTCGTTTTTTAGACGTTCATTGACTAACTTATTTGATAGCTTATCTGAAACTGGTTTTATTTTAGATAAGTTTTCTGAAGGTAAACCGGCACCGGAGATGCAAGCGGTGGCACCTGAGACATTTGAGCGACTATCTCGTCGTCCAAACTTCATCTTCATCCGAGCTCAAGCCAAATAATCGCCTCTAGAAAACCGCGATTACTCATCGTTTCCTGCTAGTTTTTCATCAAAAGGGCAAAAAACGTGTTTT
The Vibrio sp. CB1-14 DNA segment above includes these coding regions:
- a CDS encoding class I SAM-dependent DNA methyltransferase; this translates as MMGEMYTKHADKYAEAIENNAYNALYERPSTLALVGDVNNKRVLDLGCGPGVYAEHFVKQGATVTAIDLSEEMVELTQRRLGDAVTCYSQDLTEGLPKESSDQYDIVVCPLMIHYLEDLVPLFTEVQRVLKTGGTFVFSTHHPIIDFEDDAFNNYFDVERITEHWDTVGEPVEVSFFRRSLTNLFDSLSETGFILDKFSEGKPAPEMQAVAPETFERLSRRPNFIFIRAQAK